GACCACAATAAATTGATTGTCTTGTCTAACTCGGCAGGTGATACAGCCTTGCTCAGTAAACTTCACAGCATTAGAAATGAGATTAATTACAACTTGGATCAGGCGATCCTTATCTCCATAGACATCTGGCAAATCCACTTCAATTTCCCGTACTGGGGCTAATCCCTTCTGTTCAAAAAGGGCTGAAGTTGCCGAAAAAGCCCGATCAATTACTTCCGTAATTGCCATTGGTTGCATATTCCATTGCATTTTACCAGCTTCGATTTTGGCAACATCTAGAACTTCGTTAATTAGCTTGGTGAGACGCGTTCCCTCAGATACAATAATCTCAATATTTTCACTGACTTGACGCACACTTCGATTCACTTTCTTGTCATCGGTCTGGATTAGAGGAAATATGGACTCTTCCAGCTTTTTCTGAATCAATTTAGCAAATCCCAGTACCGAAGTAAGAGGTGTTCGTAACTCATGGGATACTGTGGAAATGAAGTCTGTCTTCATCCGATCTACTTCTTTCTCGGCAGTAATATCGCGAATGAGAATTACCGTACCTAAATAATTTGTTCCCAAAGGAGTTTGTTCTGAGCTATGTTCTTCGCCAAAAATCGAAGTGGCAACTGCTTTACCAATACGTCGGTCAGGTAAAGAGAACTCATCACTAAAGACTTGTTTGGGATTTTCTCTCGTATTTGTCACTAGATTAGTGATTTCTTCCGCTTTAAATATTTCTTTATAACTTGCAGCCTTAGAAATAGCTTTACTGCTGATCCCGATCATGCCTGCAAGCGCTGGGTTAAATTGGGTAATTTGATCTTCACTATTAACTACCACCAATCCATCTACCATGTTGTCAATGATCGCTTTGATCTCGCTGGTGCGCTGCTCGACTTTCTGCTCTAGGGTCCGACTGTAATCAGCTAATTGTTCTCCAGAAGCCTTAAGTTGAGATGTCATTTGATTAAACGCGATCGCCAAAATCCCAATTTCATCTTCAGTTAATACAGGCGCTTGGGAATTAAGATTACCTCCAGAGACTTGGTTGGCGGCATCGGCGATCGCTAAAATTGGTTGAGAAATTCTTCTCGCAATCAAGTAAACAGCCGTCAATAAGATGCCTGCGGAGCTTAATCCAATCAGCAAAATATCACGAGCTAGGCGATCGGCTGGCTCAAAGGCTTCTGATTGTGAGATTTCTGCAAGTAAGGCCAGATTAAGGTTGTCAATCCAAATAAAACTACCCAGTACAGGAACAGTTTTATAGTTTTTATACAATCCTTCCCCATCTTTTCCTAATGCGGCGGCGGCAATACCTTCACTTGTGATATCTTTGGTAAGTTGCTGATTATCTGCTCCTGCCCCTGAAATCAGAACATTTCTAGCGGTCAGTCTCCCTACTAAATAGGTTTCACCACTCGCACCTAGTCCAGTACGTTCGCGAATGATATCATCCACCCCTTGCAAATCTAGATCAACGGCGACGACACCAATGCGATCTCCTAATTTATTAATTAAGGGCGCAGCAAAAGTCATCGCCGCCTTGCCTGAAATTGGCGATATATAGAAGTTAGGAACAATAACGCGGGATTGGTCG
This genomic stretch from Pseudanabaena galeata CCNP1313 harbors:
- a CDS encoding ATP-binding protein, which encodes MINQFKKRLLLQLVAYFSVLSIVTVLVVAVSANTRSRDALRKSVIDRLAVATSLKEAQVNQWVDNQRRDVILMTQLPDLIVNSEITFTKDRESPEFKAAVESLQKFMADVSSVKPNIRQISILTNNGITIVSTDKQKEGKYQPLGNTTTYFTRDQSRVIVPNFYISPISGKAAMTFAAPLINKLGDRIGVVAVDLDLQGVDDIIRERTGLGASGETYLVGRLTARNVLISGAGADNQQLTKDITSEGIAAAALGKDGEGLYKNYKTVPVLGSFIWIDNLNLALLAEISQSEAFEPADRLARDILLIGLSSAGILLTAVYLIARRISQPILAIADAANQVSGGNLNSQAPVLTEDEIGILAIAFNQMTSQLKASGEQLADYSRTLEQKVEQRTSEIKAIIDNMVDGLVVVNSEDQITQFNPALAGMIGISSKAISKAASYKEIFKAEEITNLVTNTRENPKQVFSDEFSLPDRRIGKAVATSIFGEEHSSEQTPLGTNYLGTVILIRDITAEKEVDRMKTDFISTVSHELRTPLTSVLGFAKLIQKKLEESIFPLIQTDDKKVNRSVRQVSENIEIIVSEGTRLTKLINEVLDVAKIEAGKMQWNMQPMAITEVIDRAFSATSALFEQKGLAPVREIEVDLPDVYGDKDRLIQVVINLISNAVKFTEQGCITCRVRQDNQFIVVSVVDQGVGISESDQPKVFEKFKQVGDTLTDKPQGTGLGLPISKEIVAHHGGKIWVESEVGKGSTFSFTLPISTGAEQLPSINFDILIEQLKKRVVSDGQPPTDSPSAIDHPKNILVIDDDPSIRNLLRQELEAKGYVVREAGSGQDAIAKVRESRPDLITLDIVMEGISGYDVAAILKSDPATLDIPIIIVSVLDDKNKGRHLGIDSYVTKPLDMAILLREVDILLSSKASTGKKILVVEDNFGSIELLIEMLQNQGFLPSKISPHDDLRASAIASQPDVIIASTKLAEQVQALRAEQNMEHIRFLLIADQ